The following proteins are encoded in a genomic region of Pseudodesulfovibrio mercurii:
- a CDS encoding amidohydrolase translates to MHASDFTATAPLACDLLVRADAVITQDDERRVLTDAGVAVADGLVLEVGDYADLDARYEPVQRLDMAGRMLLPGLVNGHTHLPMTLLRGFADDLPLMDWLQEHIWPVEAQLDEELLGIGARLGCAELIRTGCTAFLNGYFHEHVTGEAASACGLRAVLGEGFFAFPSPFFPTAEACWETIRTLQARFADDPLVRTAVTPHAAFTVPPELLEASYELAESLDIPWQTHLAESPTETSVCLGKYGMRPVEILRTRGLLSPRVTLHHCVDVDEREIARLAASGANVVHNPASNLKLCSGMSPVQDLLDAGVNVGLGTDGASSNNQLNMFRDMGLAALVGKVRHGDASAVGAQTALDMATRNSARCLGWPELGRIEAGYPADMIALDLSSPNLMPVFNHVSHAVYAATGMEVCMTMVAGEVLYLYGEFRTLDVGGLRREAARAAKWVRRASGK, encoded by the coding sequence ATGCACGCATCCGACTTTACCGCGACCGCGCCCCTGGCCTGCGACCTGCTGGTCCGGGCCGACGCGGTCATCACCCAGGACGACGAGCGGCGCGTCCTGACCGACGCCGGGGTGGCCGTGGCCGACGGCCTGGTCCTCGAGGTGGGCGACTACGCCGACCTCGACGCCCGGTACGAGCCCGTCCAACGGCTGGACATGGCGGGCAGGATGCTCCTGCCCGGCCTGGTCAACGGCCACACCCACCTGCCCATGACCCTGCTGCGCGGCTTTGCCGACGACCTGCCGCTCATGGACTGGCTTCAGGAGCACATCTGGCCCGTGGAGGCCCAACTGGACGAGGAACTGCTCGGCATCGGCGCGCGGCTCGGCTGCGCGGAACTGATCCGTACCGGGTGCACGGCCTTCCTGAACGGCTATTTCCACGAGCACGTCACGGGCGAGGCGGCCTCGGCCTGCGGTCTGCGCGCGGTCCTGGGCGAGGGATTCTTCGCCTTCCCGTCCCCGTTCTTCCCCACGGCCGAGGCGTGCTGGGAGACCATCCGGACGCTTCAGGCGCGTTTTGCCGACGACCCGCTGGTGCGCACGGCGGTCACGCCCCACGCGGCCTTCACCGTACCGCCGGAGCTGCTCGAGGCGAGCTACGAGCTGGCCGAGTCCCTGGACATCCCCTGGCAGACGCACCTGGCCGAATCGCCCACCGAGACCTCGGTCTGCCTGGGCAAGTACGGCATGCGCCCGGTGGAGATCCTGCGCACCCGCGGGCTGCTCTCCCCGCGCGTGACCCTGCACCACTGCGTGGACGTGGACGAGCGGGAGATCGCCCGGCTGGCCGCGTCCGGGGCCAACGTGGTCCACAACCCGGCCTCCAACCTGAAATTGTGCTCGGGCATGTCCCCGGTGCAGGACCTGCTCGACGCCGGGGTTAACGTGGGACTGGGCACGGACGGCGCGTCGAGCAACAACCAGCTGAACATGTTTCGCGACATGGGGCTGGCCGCCCTGGTCGGCAAGGTCCGCCACGGCGACGCCTCGGCCGTGGGCGCCCAGACCGCCCTGGACATGGCCACCCGCAACTCGGCCCGCTGCCTGGGCTGGCCCGAGCTGGGCCGCATCGAGGCCGGATACCCGGCGGACATGATCGCCCTGGACCTCTCCTCGCCCAACCTCATGCCGGTCTTCAACCACGTGTCCCACGCGGTCTACGCGGCCACGGGCATGGAGGTCTGCATGACCATGGTGGCGGGCGAGGTGCTCTATCTCTATGGCGAGTTCCGGACCCTGGACGTGGGCGGGCTGCGCCGCGAGGCGGCCAGGGCCGCGAAATGGGTCCGGCGGGCCTCCGGAAAGTGA
- a CDS encoding PxxKW family cysteine-rich protein: MAKKKGIVTLEGAVKTAEGLSYKGVILEPVVEKCEGCDRSVSFEDTDYCPTYAQPARKWAHGVCNFATHVRAEVDKAGKVKVNPLKASKRAARGR; this comes from the coding sequence ATGGCCAAGAAAAAAGGAATCGTTACCCTGGAAGGCGCCGTCAAGACCGCTGAGGGTCTGAGCTACAAGGGCGTCATTCTGGAACCCGTTGTGGAGAAGTGTGAAGGCTGCGACCGCAGCGTTTCCTTCGAGGACACCGACTACTGCCCGACCTACGCCCAGCCCGCCCGCAAGTGGGCCCACGGCGTGTGCAACTTCGCCACGCACGTGCGCGCCGAAGTGGACAAGGCCGGCAAGGTCAAGGTCAACCCGCTGAAGGCTTCCAAGCGCGCCGCGCGCGGTCGCTAG
- a CDS encoding M20 family metallo-hydrolase: MDALFSELDRQTEAVVELQTRLTAIPALGPRNGGEGEKAKADFLLGHLQSMGIRDIREFNAPDPDVPCGYRPNIVAVVPGRNTEKTLWVISHIDVVPPGDLGLWNSDPYVVQRDGDTLVGRGVEDNQQGMVSSLLTAKGLLDLKITPEMNYGLILVSDEETGSGFGLDYIVREHEDLFGKDDLFLVPDSGEPSSEMVEVAEKSMFWVKITVIGKQCHASTPDQGVNSMFPSAEFILRIKELETLYPAEDALFSPPRSTFQPTMREANVANVNTMPGRDVFYVDCRVMPQYDLNDVLGTIRAIGAEVAAKYGVTVECEPIMWEQAAPATPADSEIAVRTMASVRRIYHNNPHTVGVGGGTVAAFLRRKGYDAVVWSTLNHNAHQPNEWSSIKSTIGDAKVIADMLLTR, encoded by the coding sequence ATGGACGCGCTCTTTTCCGAACTGGACCGCCAGACCGAGGCGGTCGTCGAACTGCAGACCAGACTGACGGCCATTCCGGCCCTCGGACCCCGCAACGGGGGCGAAGGCGAAAAGGCCAAGGCCGACTTCCTGCTCGGCCATCTCCAATCCATGGGTATCCGGGACATCCGCGAGTTCAACGCCCCGGACCCGGACGTGCCCTGCGGCTACCGCCCCAACATCGTGGCGGTCGTCCCCGGCAGGAACACGGAAAAGACCCTGTGGGTCATATCGCACATCGACGTGGTCCCTCCGGGAGACCTCGGGCTGTGGAATTCCGATCCCTACGTGGTTCAGCGCGACGGCGACACCCTGGTCGGCCGGGGCGTGGAGGACAACCAGCAGGGCATGGTCTCCTCGCTGCTGACCGCCAAGGGGCTGCTCGACCTGAAGATCACCCCGGAGATGAACTACGGCCTGATCCTCGTGTCCGACGAGGAGACCGGCTCGGGCTTCGGCCTGGACTACATCGTTCGCGAGCACGAGGACCTCTTCGGCAAGGACGACCTCTTCCTGGTCCCGGATTCCGGCGAACCCTCCTCCGAGATGGTCGAGGTGGCCGAAAAGTCCATGTTTTGGGTCAAGATCACCGTGATCGGCAAGCAGTGCCACGCCTCCACCCCGGACCAGGGCGTCAACTCCATGTTCCCCAGCGCGGAGTTCATCCTGCGCATCAAGGAGTTGGAGACCCTGTACCCGGCCGAGGACGCCCTGTTCAGCCCGCCCCGCTCCACCTTCCAACCGACCATGCGCGAGGCCAACGTGGCCAACGTGAACACCATGCCCGGCCGGGACGTGTTCTACGTGGACTGCCGGGTCATGCCCCAGTACGACCTGAACGACGTACTCGGAACCATCCGGGCCATTGGCGCCGAGGTGGCGGCCAAGTACGGCGTGACCGTGGAGTGCGAGCCGATCATGTGGGAGCAGGCCGCACCGGCCACCCCGGCGGACAGCGAGATCGCGGTCCGGACCATGGCCTCGGTGCGCAGGATCTACCACAACAATCCGCATACCGTGGGCGTGGGCGGCGGCACCGTGGCCGCGTTCCTGCGTCGCAAGGGCTACGACGCCGTGGTCTGGTCCACCCTGAACCACAACGCGCACCAGCCCAATGAATGGTCTTCCATCAAGAGCACCATCGGCGACGCCAAGGTCATCGCCGACATGCTCCTGACCCGGTAG